The following proteins come from a genomic window of Triticum aestivum cultivar Chinese Spring chromosome 6A, IWGSC CS RefSeq v2.1, whole genome shotgun sequence:
- the LOC123132588 gene encoding 3-oxoacyl-[acyl-carrier-protein] synthase, mitochondrial isoform X1, with the protein MSVLRRALLLGHRLRRGLSSGADLPPPRPSASRRVVVTGLGAVTPLGRGVGSTWDRLVAGDCAVRALAAEDLRLSGDAAERTLGQLPSRVAAAVPRGKGEAEFDEEAWTKDSRSISGFIAYALCAADEALRDANWLPSENEKKERTGVSIGGGIGSISDILDASQLIAENRLRRLSPFFIPKILINMASGHVSMKYGFQGPNHAAVTACATGAHSIGDATRMIQFGDADVMVAGGTESSIDALSIAGFSRLRALSTKYNSLPQASSRPFDCGRDGFVIGEGCGVMVLEALDHAMERGAKIYAEVRGYGMSGDAHHITQPQNDGRGVILAMERALEQSGLQADQIDYLNAHATSTPLGDAVEATAIKSVFGHHATSGGLALSSTKGAIGHLLGAAGSVEAIFTVLAIHHGVAPPTLNLEQPDLLFEGAFMPLTAAKKMPIRAAISNSFGFGGTNASLLFSCPP; encoded by the exons ATGAGCGTGCTCCGCCGCGCTCTCCTGCTCGGCCACCGCCTCCGCCGAGGCTTGTCCTCGGGTGCGGACCTGCCTCCGCCGCGCCCATCTGCCAGCCGCCGCGTGGTCGTGACGGGGCTGGGCGCCGTCACGCCGCTCGGCCGCGGCGTCGGGTCCACCTGGGACCGCCTCGTGGCCGGAGACTGCGCGGTGCGCGCGCTCGCCGCGGAGGACCTGCGTCTCTCCGGGGATGCCGCGGAGAGGACGTTGGGACAGCTCCCATCCAgggtcgccgccgccgtgccgcgcgGGAAGGGCGAGGCCGAGTTCGACGAGGAGGCGTGGACCAAG GACAGTAGATCTATATCGGGGTTTATAGCATATGCTCTATGTGCAGCTGATGAGGCTTTGAGAGATGCAAATTGGCTGCCCTCGGAAAATGAGAAGAAGGAAAGAACG GGTGTTTCAATTGGTGGGGGGATCGGAAGCATCTCCGACATTTTAGATGCATCACAGCTGATTGCTGAAAAT CGTCTACGTCGTCTTAGCCCATTCTTCATCCCCAAGATTTTGATCAACATGGCATCAGGTCATGTCAGCATGAAATATGGTTTCCAG GGTCCAAACCATGCTGCCGTGACAGCTTGTGCCACAGGCGCTCACTCTATTGGCGACGCTACACGGATGATTCAATTTGGAGATGCAGATGTGATGGTGGCTGGAGGAACAGAGTCTAGTATTGATGCTTTATCTATAGCTGGATTTTCTAG GTTAAGGGCATTGTCTacaaagtataactctcttccaCAAGCATCTTCGAGGCCATTTGATTGTGGCAGAGATGGATTTGT GATTGGTGAAGGTTGTGGAGTCATGGTGTTGGAG GCACTTGACCATGCAATGGAACGAGGCGCAAAAATTTATGCAGAAGTTCGAGGCTATGGCATGTCTG GTGATGCACACCACATAACTCAGCCACAAAATGATGGTAGAGGTGTTATCTTAGCCATGGAGAGGGCATTGGAACAG tcAGGGCTTCAGGCAGATCAGATTGATTATTTGAACGCACATGCAACATCAACTCCTCTCG GGGATGCTGTGGAGGCAACTGCAATAAAATCTGTCTTTGGCCACCACGCGACATCAGGTGGTCTTGCGTTATCCTCAACTAAG GGAGCAATCGGTCATCTGCTAGGCGCAGCCGGATCAGTGGAAGCAATCTTCACCGTGCTAGCAATCCACCAT GGAGTGGCGCCGCCCACGCTCAACCTGGAGCAGCCCGACCTGCTGTTCGAGGGCGCGTTCATGCCTCTAACCGCCGCCAAGAAGATGCCGATACGGGCCGCCATCTCGAATTCCTTCGGGTTTGGTGGAACCAACGCGTCGCTGCTGTTCTCGTGCCCGCCCTAG
- the LOC123132588 gene encoding 3-oxoacyl-[acyl-carrier-protein] synthase, mitochondrial isoform X2, whose amino-acid sequence MPRRGRWDSSHPGSPPPCRAGRARPSSTRRRGPSRSISGFIAYALCAADEALRDANWLPSENEKKERTGVSIGGGIGSISDILDASQLIAENRLRRLSPFFIPKILINMASGHVSMKYGFQGPNHAAVTACATGAHSIGDATRMIQFGDADVMVAGGTESSIDALSIAGFSRLRALSTKYNSLPQASSRPFDCGRDGFVIGEGCGVMVLEALDHAMERGAKIYAEVRGYGMSGDAHHITQPQNDGRGVILAMERALEQSGLQADQIDYLNAHATSTPLGDAVEATAIKSVFGHHATSGGLALSSTKGAIGHLLGAAGSVEAIFTVLAIHHGVAPPTLNLEQPDLLFEGAFMPLTAAKKMPIRAAISNSFGFGGTNASLLFSCPP is encoded by the exons ATGCCGCGGAGAGGACGTTGGGACAGCTCCCATCCAgggtcgccgccgccgtgccgcgcgGGAAGGGCGAGGCCGAGTTCGACGAGGAGGCGTGGACCAAG TAGATCTATATCGGGGTTTATAGCATATGCTCTATGTGCAGCTGATGAGGCTTTGAGAGATGCAAATTGGCTGCCCTCGGAAAATGAGAAGAAGGAAAGAACG GGTGTTTCAATTGGTGGGGGGATCGGAAGCATCTCCGACATTTTAGATGCATCACAGCTGATTGCTGAAAAT CGTCTACGTCGTCTTAGCCCATTCTTCATCCCCAAGATTTTGATCAACATGGCATCAGGTCATGTCAGCATGAAATATGGTTTCCAG GGTCCAAACCATGCTGCCGTGACAGCTTGTGCCACAGGCGCTCACTCTATTGGCGACGCTACACGGATGATTCAATTTGGAGATGCAGATGTGATGGTGGCTGGAGGAACAGAGTCTAGTATTGATGCTTTATCTATAGCTGGATTTTCTAG GTTAAGGGCATTGTCTacaaagtataactctcttccaCAAGCATCTTCGAGGCCATTTGATTGTGGCAGAGATGGATTTGT GATTGGTGAAGGTTGTGGAGTCATGGTGTTGGAG GCACTTGACCATGCAATGGAACGAGGCGCAAAAATTTATGCAGAAGTTCGAGGCTATGGCATGTCTG GTGATGCACACCACATAACTCAGCCACAAAATGATGGTAGAGGTGTTATCTTAGCCATGGAGAGGGCATTGGAACAG tcAGGGCTTCAGGCAGATCAGATTGATTATTTGAACGCACATGCAACATCAACTCCTCTCG GGGATGCTGTGGAGGCAACTGCAATAAAATCTGTCTTTGGCCACCACGCGACATCAGGTGGTCTTGCGTTATCCTCAACTAAG GGAGCAATCGGTCATCTGCTAGGCGCAGCCGGATCAGTGGAAGCAATCTTCACCGTGCTAGCAATCCACCAT GGAGTGGCGCCGCCCACGCTCAACCTGGAGCAGCCCGACCTGCTGTTCGAGGGCGCGTTCATGCCTCTAACCGCCGCCAAGAAGATGCCGATACGGGCCGCCATCTCGAATTCCTTCGGGTTTGGTGGAACCAACGCGTCGCTGCTGTTCTCGTGCCCGCCCTAG
- the LOC123132589 gene encoding protein WVD2-like 7, producing the protein MAAEVGQPFSGWSYSDSPYNDLCTQDDSVQKMVLDHGSVSFGRFAEESLSWENRSVFEHNRRQEEISKLTLPGLVAQKKAFFEEYYKRKAQKAKLLTEATLEERSDGDTLDHSRQEDDSHAVAPEDPVDSAPGFSCQPSTGVSSSDENKRSEPHGLGYLTFNPLFSRITGSQGIQDEEASSTAQNQHVDGEFRCATRTSSKHGLNQETVERKVLAPKHVVSTDYGESNVAASRIILPIASLKAGVKKQEPRKSIAAAVINGLTKGAKDPSSCLIQIPRVHLRRNSENMNSEGLKDPFHKRVEMKLRALSDRMSAEKAAASSRSSPYQNADRAAISSRSALCQNTDRVIAPSKSATQASHRFLKEVQPAATLPRTNFYNKGSSVSHVASSNSSNTGKLATRSSVMPNSPQNNAKPLQAAQVASKRGAGLTSTSNGSQNKRKQLSTPAASVGNSRTRGSMHICAPTSARSSSSGIRPYKTAKAPRISNGRNAAVKTEMMQKSTTYETHSVGGMNALSKVTVNGNEQNRKVISSRDGKRSNLACKSKPRQEMPRWR; encoded by the exons ATGGCTGCTGAAGTTGGGCAGCCGTTCAGTGGATGGTCTTACTCAGATTCGCCCTACAACGACCTCTGCACACAG GACGATTCAGTTCAGAAAATGGTGCTTGATCATGGTTCGGTATCATTTGGTAGATTTGCAGAAGAGTCTTTGTCATGGGAAAACAGATCAGTATTTGAACACAACAGACGTCAGGAGGAGATAAGCAAACTCACACTGCCTGGTTTAGTTGCACAAAAGAAGGCATTTTTTGAAGAATATTACAAGAGGAAGGCTCAGAAAGCTAAACTTCTTACTGAAGCCACATTGGAAGAAAGGAGTGATGGCGACACTCTGGACCATAGTAGGCAGGAAGATGATTCACACGCAGTTGCTCCCGAAGATCCTGTGGATAGTGCTCCAGGCTTCAGTTGTCAACCATCTACTGGAGTGAGCTCATCGGATGAGAATAAACGCTCTGAACCCCATGGGCTAGGATACTTGACATTCAATCCTCTGTTTTCTCGGATAACAGGGTCGCAAGGTATTCAAGATGAGGAGGCATCTAGTACTGCTCAAAATCAACATGTTGATGGTGAGTTTCGGTGCGCTACGCGCACGAGTAGTAAACATGGTCTCAACCAGGAAACCGTGGAGAGAAAGGTTCTTGCACCAAAGCATGTGGTTTCAACTGATTATGGTGAAAGTAATGTTGCTGCGTCGAGAATTATCTTGCCTATAGCAAGTTTGAAAGCTGGTGTTAAGAAACAGGAGCCAAGAAAGAGCATAGCGGCAGCTGTCATTAACGGGTTGACAAAGGGGGCCAAG GACCCATCAAGTTGTCTTATCCAAATTCCAAGAGTACATTTAAGAAGAAACTCAGAAAACATGAACTCTGAAGGCTTAAAGGATCCTTTCCACAAGAGGGTTGAGATGAAATTGCGTGCTTTATCTGATAGGATGAGTGCTGAGAAAGCTGCTGCCTCTTCTAGATCTTCTCCGTATCAAAATGCTGATAGAGCTGCCATTTCTTCCAGATCTGCTTTGTGTCAGAACACTGATAGAGTCATTGCACCATCTAAATCAGCTACACAAGCTTCTCACAGGTTTTTGAAAGAAGTACAGCCTGCAGCTACCCTTCCTCGTACAAATTTCTACAACAAGGGATCGTCTGTTTCTCATGTTGCCTCTAGCAACAGCAGCAATACTGGGAAGCTGGCTACTAGAAGCTCAGTTATGCCCAATTCACCTCAAAATAATGCAAAACCCTTGCAGGCTGCTCAG GTCGCATCGAAAAGAGGCGCAGGTCTTACCAGTACAAGCAATGGATCGCAGAACAAAAG GAAGCAGCTGAGCACGCCAGCGGCATCGGTTGGAAATAGCCGTACTAGAGGATCTATGCACATATGTGCACCCACAAGTGCAAG AAGTAGCAGCAGCGGCATCCGACCCTACAAAACTGCAAAGGCACCCCGGATTTCGAACGGGAGGAACGCAGCGGTTAAG ACTGAAATGATGCAGAAGTCCACAACATATGAAACCCATTCTGTTGGAGGAATGAATGCTTTGTCAAAAGTTACTGTAAACGGCAACGAACAAAACAGAAAG GTAATCTCGTCGCGTGATGGCAAGAGGAGCAACCTGGCGTGTAAGAGCAAGCCAAG ACAGGAGATGCCGCGATGGCGATGA